TCGTGCTGAAGATTATAGCGCGCCAGCCGGTCTCCCAGCAAGCGTTGCTCTTGCTCCCAAAAAGCAGCCAACCCTAATTCTTCTACATGCATAAAAATAAAATAAACAAGTCCTAGCAAAGCCACTTCCGGGATCAGCACAACTGCAAGAACTTCCACATTGCTTTTAATCCCTATGCTCCATAAGTAAGATACGAAAGAAAGAAAGATGTCGTTCATTCCTTTAAGCTCCTCGCCAGCAGTACATATTCAGGAAACACTGCACCTATCTTATTATTCTCTCTCATGAAAGCCCTATCTGTCAATCCATCCTCCGTCCCAAGAGTACCCTTCCTTGCGAACTTCACTCGCTGTTTCCTTGCCGCACCGAGCCATACAAACCGAAAAAGCCTTGATAGGCCTGATAGGCCGCGGCATAAGAAGCTGTCACTACCGCGCCCGTGAGCATAAATGTCACCATGATTTGGTATTTTATCGCTTCGGTCGGCGCCACTCCCGCCAGAATCAAGCCGGTCATCATCCCTGGCAACTGCACCAACCCCACCGTTTTCATAGCATCTACCATAGGCGCGCTGGCGGTATGCAGACTGTCGCGAATAATGACGGCTGCCGCTTCTTTAGGCGATGCCCCCAACGCCAACCTAGCTTCCACTTCCCCTCGGCGCGAAGCAAAAGAGCCCGCCAACGTCCGCAACAAAAGCCCCACAGCCACCATGGATTGTCCTGCCACCATCCCACCCACAGGTACCACTTCACTAGGACGATAGGTAATAGCGCCGCAAAGCACTAATGTCCCTAATGTCACCACCATTGATGTGGCAATCGAAATGCAGGCAATCCGTCTAGCCCCCGGCACCTCTTTGCCACGCTGAGCCGACACACCGGAAGCCGTGTAAAGCATAACGCACAAAAGCAGCGTCGTCAGCGCAGGATGGTCGGCTTCAAACAAGAAAGACAGTACCATGCCGATTACAACCAGCTGCACTACCGCCCGCAGACTACCGATCAACATCTCCTTGCTCAAACCCAACTTTTCACGCTGGGATAAGGCCATGGCCAACAAGATTAGGCCGTATGATAAAATTAGCGCTTCATTACTCATACCACACCTCCTGCAGGCCACTTCTCCACGCAATCCCAATACACCGCCGCACCACTACGCAGCCCCAGCACACGCGATGCCACACGCCGCACTTGCGCCTCTTGGTGAGACACCCACAAAAGAGTCAGTCCTTCCTCGCGACGCAGTTGCTGCAGCAGCTCTTCAACCTGCACTGTTGCCGCCACATCCAACGCGGACGTGCTTTCATCCAACAACAGCACTTGCGGCCGCGCCAACAAGGAACGTACCAGAGCCACCCGCTGCGCCTCGCCGCCGGACAGCGTCTCGGTCTTGGCACTAAAAAAAGCCGCCGCCAACCCCACCGCTGCCAGCATTTTTTTCATCTGACCTTCGTCCGGTTTTTGCTTCGCAATTTGAAAAGGATACGTCAATTCTTCCGCCACCGTTTTACTAAAAAGCACAGCTTTTTGCGGCACATAGCCGATACGCCGCCTCAAATCCGGCGGAGAATAGCTACGAAACTCCTTGCCTGCAAAAAACACCTCGCCAACACTAGGAGGCGTCAGAAGGCATAGGGTGCGCAATAGCGTTGACTTACCGCAGCCAGACGGGCCGGCCACTGCTACACTATCTCCAGCCGTTACGGCAAAAGAAATATCCCGCAGCAGTGATTTTCCGCCTATCGTTACGCCTAATTCTTTTACTTCCAATAGATTATTCATCATGTATCCCTCTGCTATTAAAGTGAAGCAAAGCCGTATTCCAACAAATACACAGCTTCTTCCCAGCGCAAATCACTGTTTAAAATCACCGCGATTACCGATTTCTCCTGACGACTGGCGGAGGCCACCAGACATTCGCCAGCGGCATCGGTATAGCCCGTTTTTACGCCGTCCGCGCCAGGAAATGTCCGTAACAGCCGATTGGTATTACGCACAAACACCGGTCGCCGATTCAAGAAAGTAACATTCCGTTCGTTAGTCGCTACAATGCGCCGGAATTCCGGCTGTTGCCGCGCCGCCAAAGTCAACTTGGCCAAATCCGCCGCCGTTGTGAAGTGGTTGACCGGATCCGGCAAACCATGAGGATTGCTAAAATGAGTTTTGGACATACCTAGCGCTTCCGCCTTCTCATTCATCCACTGAATAAAGCGAGACCGCGATCCCCCTCCGACATGTTCTGCCACGGCCTCTGCCGCGTCATTGCCGGAAACAATCATCATCCCCGAAAGCAGTTCCCGCAACGTCAGCTTATCACCGGCCCGCAAATCCAAGGAAGAGCCATCCGTGCTGGCGGCCCGCCAGCCAACTGTCACTACGCTGTCTAAATTACCCCGCTCCAAAGCCACCAAACACGTCATGATTTTGGTCGTGCTCGCCGGATACATCACCTTATCGGCATTCTTTGCAAACAGCGTTTTACCGCTGGTTCCGTCTATCACCACTGCCGCTTCGGCTATAACGGCAGGAGGAGGCGGTGCAGCCATCGCCGCTCCGCCTCCTGTTAGGCATAACAAACCAACCAAAAGAATGAATCTAAAAAAGCTTATACCACTTCTTTTGATAATATCCCTCCTTGCCGCGCCCTGCAAAATGCACAGCTACACACCATACCAAGCCAATACCGATCCATTTCCATAAAGGAGTCAAGCCGAGATCTCCTCCATAGCTATAAAAGCCTGCGCTTAAAAGCGCTGCAATCACATACCAAAGCATCAGCCAACCACCAAATCTTGCAGCGTCCGTTTAGGCACATGATGCACGCCGGAAGCGTCACGCCAGTATTTCACATCGCCATTTTCATTGATGTCATCTACAACGACCTGCTCCACCGGTTTACCTAATGCCAACACCAACAAAATTTCATAGTCATCCGGTGACAATCCGGTAACTTGAAATAAGCGCGGCCTATCTACATTGCCGATAAAGCAGCCGCCCAAGCCTTTTTCCACGGCTCCTAGCATGATGCTTTGCGCCGCAATGCCGTGGTCAATACCGGCCACATGAGCAATCCCCTTATCCTTGAGAACCAAAATATAGCCTGTAGGGCGCTCGCCTTTTTCCGGCCCGGCCCACTCTTTTAAATATCCAGCCCAGCCAAGGGTAGGAAAAATGCTCTCATTTTTTTCCGCATCCGCCGACACGTAAAACTTCAGCGGCTGCATATTAGCTCCCGACGGCGAAAGGCGACCCAAATCAACCAGCTCCACCAGCGTCTGCCGACTGATTTTTACCGTTTCGTCAAAACGACGGTAACTGCGTGATTTTGCTACTAATCCCTTCAGCATGGCACGTCCTCCCTTACATATAGTTTGTACAGCGCCTGCGTACCGCTTTCGGCCTCGCCCAACGCCGCCAAACGCTCATATAGGGACTTGGTCAAAGCCAGCCCCGGCGTGTCTAGGCCCATAGCCGCCGCTTCCTCCAAAGCAATCGTCATATCCTTGATAAAATGTTTCACATAAAACCCGGGCGCAAAATCGCCATCCAACATACGCGGCCCCAAATTGCTTAGCGACCAGCTGCCGGCAGCACCGCTGGCAATGACGCCCAAGACCTTCTCCGGAGCCAAACCGGCGGTTTTGGCATAAGCTAACGCTTCACACACACCGACCATATTCCCGGCGATGACGATTTGGTTGCACATTTTCGTATGCTGACCGGCGCCTGCCTCGCCTTGGTGAACCACGTTGGTGCCTAAGAGATCAAAAATGGGCTTCGCCCGTTCAAAGTCAGCCGCTTCACCGCCAACCATAATGGCCAGCCGCGCTTCGCGAGCGCCAACATCGCCTCCAGACACGGGGGCATCCAAGGACGACATGCCGGCTTTCTGCGCAGCAACGGCAATACGTCGGGCCAAGGCCGGGCTAGAGGTCGTCATATCAATGAATAGCGCCCCCCGGCGTCCTTTAGCAAGCAAACCATTTTCTCCCAAATATGTTTCTTCCACATCTTTGGGATAGCCCACCATAGTAATGACCACGTCACAAGCCTTAGCCACCGCCCCTGGGCATTCAGCCCAAGCAGCGCCCTGCGTCAACAGCGCTTCGGCTTTCGCTTTTGTCCGATTATAGACAACTAATGGATAGCCAGCAGCCAGCAAATGCCCGGCCATGCTTTTTCCCATCACGCCAATACCGATAAATCCCACTGTAGGTTTTGTTCCCTGTCCCATCCGTACGCCTCCTTAGTATCTACATAACCGGCGGCCATTCAGCCCAATCTTCTTTTCCCGGCGTCGCCGAAAAAATTAAACGTTCCACAAGCACATCAATGCGTTCAACTTCCCAACCGGTTACTTGGCGAATTTCTTCGGCCACCTGCCGGCGAATCCGGGAAGCCACCTCTGGAATATACGTGCCATAAGATACGGCAATGCCCAATTCCAAAATCACCGTCCGGTTCTCTTCATCTTTTTTCACCACAATCCGGGGTCCCATGCGGCTCAAAAATGCCTTGGCCTTTTCCAGCAGCGTCCCCTCGGCTGCCGCTACCGGGACAACCTCCAGTTTCTCCATAGCGCCCAGCACCAGCTGTGCAAATACTTCTTCCCGAATAACTGTCTTGCCTGCAGTTTCCATACCATTCCCCTCCTTGCACAAGATTGCGGCTGTTTTGTCTCCTTCGCGCTGCCATCCGGCAAATCCTGCCCTACAAAAAAAGAATTGAGAAAAAGCGCTGTGAAAAATCCGGTATACATTTCCTAATCCTGAGCCAAATAAATAAGTCCCTCTAAGAATTTGCGCACACTAATTTTTCCGTGATAGGGGCTTTTCCCTTGAATGTAATTCATTTCCTGGCGCACTTCCTTAAAGTCAAAAAGAGCCGTGCTGTAGGTCTGAAATTTTTCATTATCATAGTCTTCCGCACCCAGGTTAGCCATATTCTGCAACGCTTTGGTAATCGTCCGCCGGACGCGCTGCTCTATGGTTTTGGTATCGGTAGAAGTTTTTTCCGAAATTTGCTGGTACATGTCACTCAACTGGTACTCGCTCGTACCATCCGCCAAAAGGGGCGCAATATGCTCAATCATCTGAAAAATGGTCTTCGCGCCGGTCTCTCCCAAAATACCAATATCGGAAAAGCTGCGATACACGCGAGAACGCAGCGTGTTTTCGGCATTTTCTCCATGTCCGCCTTGCACCGGCCCGGTGATACGAGTCGCCGTTTCAGAAATCAGAGACAAGGCTTGCCGTAGCCGCTGACTTTCCGCCACCCGCTCAATAACCTTTACTACTTCCACCACATTAATAGGTTTACGAATAAAAAAGCTGACGCCCCGCTCGTATGCCTTGGTAATCATTTGCTGGCTCTCACTTTGGGAAATCATAATAAACGTCGTGTTAGGCAAAGAAGGGCTCACATGATCAATCAGAGTCAAACCATCCTGCCCCGGGAGTAACAAGTCCACCAACGCTAAATCAGGCTGAAAGTCAGCAATCACCCGTTCCGCCGAAAGACCGTCGCTACACTCGCCCAGCACTGTTCCCAGGCGATACTCAGCAATAATATTTTTCAAAATCCGGCGCACCCCTGCATCGTCGTCTACAATCACCAAACGCAATGTCATCGTTTTGCCACCTTTGTCTTTTTTTTTGCAACCCTCAGGCAATCAACCTCACAGTTGGAATGGAAATATAAAAATGAGTCCCTCCGGCTTCACCGGATGCCACAACTACTTGACCACCCAGAAGCTTTGTTAGATTCTGCACATGAGACAGGCCTAACCCAGTGGACATGGCGCCGGTACGCCGGTCAAACTTGGTCGAATAACCCGGTTGAAAAATAAGCTCCCGGTCCGCTTCGGCAATGCCGCAGCCGCTATCCTGCACTTCAAAAATAACCGTATCTTTTTCTATGGATTCGCTAACTTGAATAGCCCCTTTATCACCGCAGGCTTCAATCGCGTTAATCAGCAAATTATTCAAAATCGACACAATGACATAGTGCTGATCCGTCCAAAAATCCTGGCGGCATTCGAACTGCAAAGAAACGTCGGCGCCGCGCTGCGCCAAGACCCGTCTAGCATTTTGCTCAATCAGCTGAAAAATACCGGATAAGAGGCTTTTACGATCGCCTTCGGATGGTTCCAGCACCTTTTCAATGCCTGCCACAACCCTCTGATAATCTTTTTTTACTTCGTGAATATTACGAGCGATAGCCAAAGCCTGGTCCGCTACCAACAAATGACGTTCCTGTTCCCGGCATTGGCAATTTTGCATTTCCTGATATAAGCCGTAGCTATCCACCATAACCTGCTCAATGTCCCGCGAGGACTTACGCAAATAAAACAGCTCCGCTTTGAGCTGCGCAATAAGCAGCGTCAGCTCATTGTAATGGGCCACCTGTTCTTCCGCCAGTGCCACCGCCTGAGCTTCCCGCAGACCGTAGCAGATGAATACCGCCATCACCGCCCTGGCAATGGCTACGCCTGCCAAGATGCCAAAAGTGACATCCGCCGGCCGGCTAAAGAGTTCGCCTCGCATGGCCAGCTCTGCCGCATTGGAAAACCCGTCGCAAATAGTCAACAACATGACCGTCATCAGCACATTGTCCCGTTGCTCCCGCACCCGGGTCAAATTAAAACCAATCGAGTAAATAATATAAAAGAAAAAAGTTGGAGCTCGTTCCAGCAGAATCTCCATGAGTTCCATATTGGAGGTGGACACATCGGTTACCACTCGCAAAACGACCATGACAATACTACCGAAAAAAGCCGTATATTCCACCGAAAGGCGGCGAAAATACATCAATAGCGAACTGAAAATCACCGGTGCAAAAGACAACTGAAAAGGACTATTGAAAGGATGCACCGTAATCATGCCGCCAAGCGCAAAAAAAGTCGTCACAAGCAGCATAGTTTGCCACAAGGACAGATAAGACGTTCCTAACATTCTTCCTCCTGTAGGGAGTTGCCACTACATTCGCATCGCACGCCAAATTGGCTCTTTGGGGCAAAGTGTTCATTTAATCAGCAGTTCCCAATATAAACCACCTCATGAAAGCATGGTTAAAATCCATCGCTAGTGTTGCATGAAAAAAGATGTGACCAGAGACGCCTTACGGGCCCCCTGTTCACATCTTTTTTCGTGATAAAGTTAGTAAATTCCTTTTTTACTGGAACTTACTCGCTATAATTTTTCGTGTAAGCTACTTTCAACACTTCGTCAGGCAGCTCGTTTTCCCAACGGGCCACAACAACAGCGGCTACGCAGTTACCTACCAAGTTGCAGGCGGTACGAGCCATGTCGAGAATACGGTCCACGCCGAGGATGATGGCGATGCCTTCAACCGGCAGACCGAACGCAGCCGCGGTACCAGCGATAACGATGAGGGAAGCGCCAGGAACAGCCGCGATGCCTTTTGTGGAAAGCATCAAGGTGATAACCATCAGTAACTGGGTTTCAATCGGGAAGTGAATGCCGTACACCTGGGCGATAAATACAACCGCCAAGGCGCTGTAGAGAGTGGAGCCGTCCAGGTTAAACGTATAGCCTGTAGGCAACACAAAGGTGATGATGTGACGAGGAACGCCGAATTTCTCCAGTTTTTCCATCGCCGACGGCAGAGCCGCCTCGCTGGAAGCCGTTGAGAATGCCAGCATGAGCGGATCCTTAATGGCCCGCAGCAATTGGAAGAAGTTGATTCGGAAGATGATCGTCGCCATCAAGAAGACCAAGAAGAGGAACAACGCCAGAGCAAAATACAACGATCCGATCAGTTTCATCAACGGAATCAGCATGCCTAGGCCAAACTTGCCAACCGTGAAAGCGATCATGGCAAAGATACCAATCGGCGCCAGACACATGACGTAATGGGTAAATTTGAACATAACTTCCGCAATACTTGTGGCGACTTGCAAAACCGGTTTGCCCTTTTCGCCCATTGCGGCCGTTGCTACACCAAAGAAACAGGAGAACACGATAATCTGCAGCATATCACCGCGCGCCGCTGCATCTACCGCATTAGTCGGCACCAGTTTAATCAACATGTCAGACATGTCGATAGTTTTCTTCGCCGCAGCAGCCGCTGCCGAAGCATCACTCGAAACGATCTGCACGCCTACGCCGGGTTCAAAGACGTTAACTACCAGCAAGCCTACAAAAAGAGCCACTGTGGTTGCCAATTCAAACCACAAAATGGATTTAGCGCCCAAACGACCCAGTTTTTTGAAGTCGCCTGTGCCCGCAATGCCCATGATCAAGGAACTGAAAATCAAAGGCACCACGATCATCTTAATCATACGAATGAAGATGTCGCCAATGGGCTTGAGTTGTTCACCATAGGAAGGAAAGAGATAGCCGAAAAGTACACCTAAAATGAGACCGATGAAGATTTGCGAAGTAAGACCAATACCGCCAGATTTCTTTGCTTCTGCCATGCGTACGCCCCCTTACAAAATAATTTGGGAAACCAGCCGTGCTTCTGCCAGGTACGCCCGTTCCAGTTTCTGCTCTTAGTATGAAAGGAGCCTAATCAAAAAACTACATAATACGACAAAACCATTTTTCAAGAATTTTGCATTTAATATACAGCACGTATACAAACGGCTTGGCAGCTTTCTTCTCTGCGTCAGAAAGACCTATTTGCTCAAAGCGCCGCAAAAGCAAGTTCAATATGTTTTTTTGGCAAAATACAGGGTGCGCACAAATTCCGCCACCTCTTCCACCTGACTAGAAACTTGAGGAATTCCATAACCTACATAGACCGGCGACAAAACAAAACGCGGCATCATTTTCGCCCGTACCGCGCCGCCACTTTCATAGAAAAATAGATTATAGCTACTGCAATGACGGTGAAAATGGTTCAGAATATAATGCGCAACCGACTGGATGCCTTGTGCAAACGGAGCTATCGCGCCTTCTTGCTGCAACAAAATATTAAATTCAAAAAAGCCCACTCGCGGACGCGTCGACAGGTTCACCTCCACCTCACCGGTTTGCCATATGGGAATGCCTTGAAACGCTTCTTCTTCCATGCTGTGCTGGTAGTTAATATGATCCAAACCGACAATCTGCATATGAGGATGTCTCATGGAGCCCCCAGAACAAGGCCC
This genomic window from uncultured Anaeromusa sp. contains:
- a CDS encoding cation:dicarboxylase symporter family transporter, whose product is MAEAKKSGGIGLTSQIFIGLILGVLFGYLFPSYGEQLKPIGDIFIRMIKMIVVPLIFSSLIMGIAGTGDFKKLGRLGAKSILWFELATTVALFVGLLVVNVFEPGVGVQIVSSDASAAAAAAKKTIDMSDMLIKLVPTNAVDAAARGDMLQIIVFSCFFGVATAAMGEKGKPVLQVATSIAEVMFKFTHYVMCLAPIGIFAMIAFTVGKFGLGMLIPLMKLIGSLYFALALFLFLVFLMATIIFRINFFQLLRAIKDPLMLAFSTASSEAALPSAMEKLEKFGVPRHIITFVLPTGYTFNLDGSTLYSALAVVFIAQVYGIHFPIETQLLMVITLMLSTKGIAAVPGASLIVIAGTAAAFGLPVEGIAIILGVDRILDMARTACNLVGNCVAAVVVARWENELPDEVLKVAYTKNYSE
- the fetB gene encoding iron export ABC transporter permease subunit FetB, with product MSNEALILSYGLILLAMALSQREKLGLSKEMLIGSLRAVVQLVVIGMVLSFLFEADHPALTTLLLCVMLYTASGVSAQRGKEVPGARRIACISIATSMVVTLGTLVLCGAITYRPSEVVPVGGMVAGQSMVAVGLLLRTLAGSFASRRGEVEARLALGASPKEAAAVIIRDSLHTASAPMVDAMKTVGLVQLPGMMTGLILAGVAPTEAIKYQIMVTFMLTGAVVTASYAAAYQAYQGFFGLYGSVRQGNSE
- a CDS encoding nitroreductase family protein, with translation MLKGLVAKSRSYRRFDETVKISRQTLVELVDLGRLSPSGANMQPLKFYVSADAEKNESIFPTLGWAGYLKEWAGPEKGERPTGYILVLKDKGIAHVAGIDHGIAAQSIMLGAVEKGLGGCFIGNVDRPRLFQVTGLSPDDYEILLVLALGKPVEQVVVDDINENGDVKYWRDASGVHHVPKRTLQDLVVG
- a CDS encoding NAD(P)-dependent oxidoreductase, giving the protein MGQGTKPTVGFIGIGVMGKSMAGHLLAAGYPLVVYNRTKAKAEALLTQGAAWAECPGAVAKACDVVITMVGYPKDVEETYLGENGLLAKGRRGALFIDMTTSSPALARRIAVAAQKAGMSSLDAPVSGGDVGAREARLAIMVGGEAADFERAKPIFDLLGTNVVHQGEAGAGQHTKMCNQIVIAGNMVGVCEALAYAKTAGLAPEKVLGVIASGAAGSWSLSNLGPRMLDGDFAPGFYVKHFIKDMTIALEEAAAMGLDTPGLALTKSLYERLAALGEAESGTQALYKLYVREDVPC
- a CDS encoding D-alanyl-D-alanine carboxypeptidase family protein: MAAPPPPAVIAEAAVVIDGTSGKTLFAKNADKVMYPASTTKIMTCLVALERGNLDSVVTVGWRAASTDGSSLDLRAGDKLTLRELLSGMMIVSGNDAAEAVAEHVGGGSRSRFIQWMNEKAEALGMSKTHFSNPHGLPDPVNHFTTAADLAKLTLAARQQPEFRRIVATNERNVTFLNRRPVFVRNTNRLLRTFPGADGVKTGYTDAAGECLVASASRQEKSVIAVILNSDLRWEEAVYLLEYGFASL
- a CDS encoding DUF4931 domain-containing protein, whose product is MVHTHLVFDTGIGRRKPENIVHKEASCPFCDRRGLSGILAEEGPILWLKNKYPVFPDAYQTVLVESYTCEEELSAYAPAHLQAVIGFGLEKWRELSRSGQFRSVLFFKNHGPCSGGSMRHPHMQIVGLDHINYQHSMEEEAFQGIPIWQTGEVEVNLSTRPRVGFFEFNILLQQEGAIAPFAQGIQSVAHYILNHFHRHCSSYNLFFYESGGAVRAKMMPRFVLSPVYVGYGIPQVSSQVEEVAEFVRTLYFAKKTY
- a CDS encoding sensor histidine kinase; amino-acid sequence: MLGTSYLSLWQTMLLVTTFFALGGMITVHPFNSPFQLSFAPVIFSSLLMYFRRLSVEYTAFFGSIVMVVLRVVTDVSTSNMELMEILLERAPTFFFYIIYSIGFNLTRVREQRDNVLMTVMLLTICDGFSNAAELAMRGELFSRPADVTFGILAGVAIARAVMAVFICYGLREAQAVALAEEQVAHYNELTLLIAQLKAELFYLRKSSRDIEQVMVDSYGLYQEMQNCQCREQERHLLVADQALAIARNIHEVKKDYQRVVAGIEKVLEPSEGDRKSLLSGIFQLIEQNARRVLAQRGADVSLQFECRQDFWTDQHYVIVSILNNLLINAIEACGDKGAIQVSESIEKDTVIFEVQDSGCGIAEADRELIFQPGYSTKFDRRTGAMSTGLGLSHVQNLTKLLGGQVVVASGEAGGTHFYISIPTVRLIA
- a CDS encoding Asp23/Gls24 family envelope stress response protein, translating into METAGKTVIREEVFAQLVLGAMEKLEVVPVAAAEGTLLEKAKAFLSRMGPRIVVKKDEENRTVILELGIAVSYGTYIPEVASRIRRQVAEEIRQVTGWEVERIDVLVERLIFSATPGKEDWAEWPPVM
- a CDS encoding ATP-binding cassette domain-containing protein; protein product: MMNNLLEVKELGVTIGGKSLLRDISFAVTAGDSVAVAGPSGCGKSTLLRTLCLLTPPSVGEVFFAGKEFRSYSPPDLRRRIGYVPQKAVLFSKTVAEELTYPFQIAKQKPDEGQMKKMLAAVGLAAAFFSAKTETLSGGEAQRVALVRSLLARPQVLLLDESTSALDVAATVQVEELLQQLRREEGLTLLWVSHQEAQVRRVASRVLGLRSGAAVYWDCVEKWPAGGVV
- a CDS encoding response regulator — translated: MTLRLVIVDDDAGVRRILKNIIAEYRLGTVLGECSDGLSAERVIADFQPDLALVDLLLPGQDGLTLIDHVSPSLPNTTFIMISQSESQQMITKAYERGVSFFIRKPINVVEVVKVIERVAESQRLRQALSLISETATRITGPVQGGHGENAENTLRSRVYRSFSDIGILGETGAKTIFQMIEHIAPLLADGTSEYQLSDMYQQISEKTSTDTKTIEQRVRRTITKALQNMANLGAEDYDNEKFQTYSTALFDFKEVRQEMNYIQGKSPYHGKISVRKFLEGLIYLAQD